In a single window of the Paenibacillus sp. MMS20-IR301 genome:
- a CDS encoding allophanate hydrolase yields MAKHEIPYQLTVAGLRTEYLSGETTPHEIIREIIIRADRDKEMNIWITAPDLEFIQPYLDRLAALNPLDYPLWGIPFAIKDNIDLAGIPTTAGCAEYAYTPAEHAGVVERLVAAGAVPVGKSNLDQFATGLVGTRSPYGEAHNALRPGLISGGSSSGSSVAVARGQAAFALGTDTAGSGRIPAALHGLVGWKPSLGSWPTLGVVPACASLDCVTVMAHTLEDVLQVDKQAAGYHSGDPWSRRLPLPEEKQPQYIAVPAEAPVFYGPFADSYRAAWASSLEALAGMGIPLVPVDTQLFSEAAAILYGGPWVAERWADLGSFIEEHPGIAFPVTETVLRSGAAAEYDAASVFQAMHKLQRFKLEARKLLKDAVLVLPTAGGTWTRDQVREDPVATNSQMGLYTNHCNLLDLCAVALPAGEAAELLPFGISVFTPAEKEGQLRAFAKLYSGNEGGRG; encoded by the coding sequence ATGGCTAAGCATGAAATACCGTATCAATTAACGGTAGCCGGATTACGGACGGAGTACTTAAGCGGAGAGACCACACCGCATGAAATTATCCGGGAGATTATCATCCGCGCGGACAGGGACAAGGAGATGAACATCTGGATTACAGCCCCGGACCTGGAGTTTATTCAGCCATATCTTGACCGCCTGGCTGCGCTTAATCCGCTGGATTATCCGCTGTGGGGCATCCCGTTTGCTATTAAGGATAACATTGATCTGGCAGGGATTCCGACTACAGCCGGCTGTGCTGAGTATGCCTATACACCAGCGGAGCATGCGGGGGTAGTCGAACGGCTGGTCGCAGCGGGAGCGGTCCCGGTCGGCAAAAGTAATCTGGACCAGTTCGCCACAGGGCTGGTGGGCACCCGCAGCCCTTACGGCGAAGCGCATAATGCGCTTCGTCCCGGCCTGATCAGCGGCGGGTCCAGCTCAGGCTCCTCGGTGGCGGTTGCCCGGGGGCAGGCGGCCTTCGCGCTTGGCACCGACACTGCCGGTTCAGGCCGTATCCCGGCGGCGCTGCACGGACTGGTCGGCTGGAAGCCGAGTCTGGGCTCATGGCCAACCCTCGGTGTTGTGCCGGCCTGCGCCAGTCTCGACTGCGTGACCGTGATGGCTCATACACTTGAGGATGTCCTTCAGGTCGACAAGCAGGCTGCAGGCTATCACAGCGGGGATCCCTGGTCGCGCCGCTTGCCGCTGCCGGAAGAGAAACAGCCGCAGTATATAGCTGTTCCTGCGGAGGCTCCGGTCTTCTACGGCCCGTTCGCGGACAGCTATAGAGCGGCCTGGGCATCCTCATTAGAGGCTCTTGCCGGAATGGGGATTCCTCTGGTGCCGGTGGATACACAGCTATTCTCGGAAGCTGCTGCAATTCTCTACGGCGGGCCTTGGGTAGCCGAGCGCTGGGCAGACCTCGGGAGCTTCATTGAAGAACATCCGGGAATAGCCTTCCCGGTGACAGAGACGGTCCTTCGCTCCGGTGCGGCGGCGGAGTATGATGCTGCCTCTGTATTCCAGGCGATGCACAAGCTGCAGCGGTTTAAGCTTGAAGCCCGGAAGCTGCTGAAGGACGCCGTGCTTGTGCTGCCGACAGCGGGCGGAACCTGGACCCGGGATCAGGTCAGGGAAGATCCGGTAGCGACGAACAGCCAGATGGGGCTGTACACGAATCACTGCAATCTGCTGGACCTGTGCGCCGTGGCGCTCCCTGCGGGTGAAGCCGCAGAACTGCTGCCATTCGGCATCAGTGTGTTCACACCGGCGGAGAAAGAAGGACAGCTGCGGGCGTTTGCCAAGCTGTATTCGGGAAATGAAGGAGGAAGAGGCTGA
- the uca gene encoding urea carboxylase: MFTKVLIANRGAIAVRIERTLRAMGVASVAVYTKADQASLHVGGADEAVLIGEGAPQSSYLHAERILQVAREAGAQAIHPGYGFLSENAGFARACREQGIVFIGPSPEQMEMFGLKHSARELAEAAGVPLLPGTPLVSSLADALGAAGEIGYPVMLKSTAGGGGIGMRICYEASELQEAYASVTHLAASNFNNGGVFVEKYIAKARHIEVQIFGNRFGEVAVLGERDCSIQRRNQKVVEETPAPLLPPQVRAELLDAARKLAEAAGYRSAGTVEFLYDPAAEAFYFLEVNTRLQVEHGVTEEVLGIDLVEWMVREAADELHGLQALVPEAQGHSIQARIYAEDCLRDFRPSAGRLDQVVFSPDSRNETWVTDGVEVTTLYDPMLAKIIVHGRNREEAVQRLAQALNASRFYGVTTNLAYISGLLREQEFLAGRVYTRLLDGFAPAEHALEVLDGGVQSTVQDYPGRTGYWDVGVPPCGPMDPFSFRIGNKLLGNREDAPGLELTLRGGSYRFRGEMWFCLTGADMKPVLDGAPVPMFRPVLARQGQTLTFGEADGGIRSYLLLGGGLDMPRVLDSAATFTLGGFGGHGGRALRTGDVLGVCPAAAPPAEAELQPQNRPVLTRHWTIGAVPGPLSTEEFLKPAYMEQLTGTEWEVHFNSSRTGVRLIGPAPLWAREDGGDAGLHPSNVHDNAYAVGALDLTGDMPILLGPDGPSLGGFVCPVTTASAEFWKLGQLRPGDKVTFRLLTLEEAEALREEQERFLQGLGGQQEELLLPEMPLHVTAVGQNYPVLHHAEENRQFAVTIRASGDSNLLVEYGEMELDLALRFQVHALMQAIQEHGGVPFMDLTPGIRSLQVHLDASRMTVREAAGIIAEIDRTLPPLESIRVPSRIVHLPLSWDDPATRIAIDRYQKTVRPDAPWCPSNIDFIRRINGLDSIEEVKRIIFEANYLVLGLGDVYLGAPVATPTDPRHRLVTTKYNPARTWTPENAVGIGGAYMCVYGMEGPGGYQFVGRTVQMWNRLRSTKSFRPGKPWLLRFFDQIRFYPVSAEELLTLREDFLLGRFEARIEDTTFDLGEYLEFLDSIEESAAEFRTRQQNAFREERENWKRLGLAEYMSEQEHALPEAEQEIPPGSVAVRSDMPGSVWKIMVHPGQRIEEGDTLVIQESMKMEFNQKATATGTVASVYVQQGETVQAGQLLVSIVI; this comes from the coding sequence ATGTTTACTAAAGTTCTAATAGCCAACAGAGGGGCAATTGCCGTCCGGATTGAACGTACACTGCGGGCAATGGGGGTGGCGTCTGTGGCTGTCTATACCAAGGCGGATCAGGCCAGCCTTCATGTCGGCGGCGCAGACGAAGCCGTGCTTATCGGAGAGGGAGCCCCGCAGTCCAGTTATCTCCATGCAGAACGGATACTTCAGGTTGCCAGGGAGGCAGGGGCCCAGGCGATTCATCCCGGCTACGGATTCTTAAGCGAGAATGCCGGATTCGCCCGGGCGTGCAGGGAGCAGGGAATTGTCTTCATCGGTCCTTCGCCGGAGCAGATGGAAATGTTCGGGCTGAAGCACTCTGCCCGGGAGCTCGCAGAAGCGGCAGGGGTTCCGCTGCTTCCAGGAACCCCTCTGGTAAGCTCGCTTGCAGATGCACTGGGGGCGGCAGGGGAAATCGGATATCCCGTAATGCTTAAAAGCACAGCCGGCGGCGGCGGGATCGGGATGCGGATCTGCTATGAAGCTTCCGAGCTTCAGGAGGCTTACGCTTCGGTTACCCATCTGGCAGCGTCCAACTTCAATAACGGCGGTGTCTTTGTGGAGAAGTACATCGCCAAAGCCCGCCATATCGAGGTGCAGATCTTCGGGAACCGCTTCGGGGAGGTTGCCGTGCTTGGTGAACGGGATTGCTCTATCCAGCGGCGCAACCAGAAGGTGGTTGAAGAGACACCTGCTCCGCTCCTGCCGCCGCAGGTGCGGGCCGAGCTGCTGGATGCCGCCCGTAAGCTGGCGGAAGCTGCTGGCTACCGCAGTGCCGGAACCGTTGAATTCCTGTATGATCCTGCAGCGGAAGCTTTCTATTTCCTTGAAGTGAACACGCGGCTGCAGGTGGAGCATGGTGTCACTGAGGAAGTGCTGGGTATTGATCTTGTGGAATGGATGGTCCGGGAAGCGGCGGATGAGCTTCACGGGCTGCAGGCGCTTGTGCCGGAAGCGCAAGGGCACAGTATCCAGGCCCGTATCTATGCAGAGGATTGCCTGCGTGATTTCCGTCCCAGTGCCGGAAGGCTGGATCAGGTCGTCTTCTCACCGGATTCCCGCAACGAGACCTGGGTCACGGACGGGGTGGAGGTTACCACACTCTATGATCCGATGCTGGCCAAAATCATCGTACACGGCCGGAACCGGGAAGAGGCCGTTCAGCGGCTGGCGCAGGCGCTGAATGCAAGCCGTTTCTACGGGGTAACAACGAATCTGGCTTATATCAGCGGACTGCTTCGGGAGCAGGAATTCCTTGCGGGCCGGGTGTACACCCGGCTGCTGGACGGCTTTGCACCTGCTGAGCATGCGCTGGAGGTGCTGGACGGCGGTGTGCAGTCCACAGTCCAGGATTATCCCGGCCGGACAGGCTACTGGGATGTTGGGGTTCCTCCCTGCGGCCCGATGGACCCGTTCTCCTTCCGCATCGGCAACAAGCTGCTGGGCAATCGGGAGGACGCCCCGGGGCTTGAGCTGACGCTGCGCGGCGGCAGCTACCGCTTCCGGGGGGAGATGTGGTTCTGCCTTACCGGAGCGGATATGAAGCCTGTGCTGGACGGCGCTCCGGTGCCGATGTTCCGGCCCGTCCTGGCCCGGCAGGGACAGACGCTGACCTTCGGTGAAGCGGACGGGGGCATCCGTTCTTACCTGCTGCTGGGCGGCGGTCTGGATATGCCCCGTGTACTGGACAGTGCGGCTACATTTACACTGGGCGGCTTCGGCGGGCATGGCGGGAGGGCGCTGCGGACAGGCGATGTGCTTGGGGTCTGTCCTGCAGCGGCGCCGCCCGCTGAGGCGGAGCTGCAGCCGCAGAACCGTCCGGTGCTTACCCGGCACTGGACCATAGGTGCCGTACCCGGCCCCCTCAGTACCGAAGAATTCCTGAAGCCCGCATATATGGAGCAGCTGACAGGCACGGAATGGGAAGTGCATTTCAACAGCTCCCGTACCGGAGTACGCCTGATTGGCCCGGCACCGCTGTGGGCCCGCGAGGATGGCGGAGATGCCGGCCTGCATCCCTCGAATGTCCACGATAATGCCTATGCGGTGGGCGCGCTTGATCTTACGGGGGATATGCCCATTCTGCTTGGCCCGGACGGGCCTTCGCTGGGCGGATTCGTATGCCCGGTAACGACGGCTTCAGCGGAATTCTGGAAGCTCGGGCAGCTGCGGCCGGGTGACAAGGTCACGTTCCGGCTGCTTACGCTGGAAGAAGCGGAAGCGTTAAGGGAAGAGCAGGAGCGGTTCCTGCAAGGGCTCGGCGGACAGCAGGAAGAGCTGTTGTTACCGGAGATGCCGCTTCATGTCACAGCTGTCGGACAAAATTATCCGGTTTTGCACCATGCAGAGGAGAACCGCCAGTTTGCAGTCACAATCCGTGCCAGCGGGGATTCCAACCTGCTGGTGGAATACGGGGAGATGGAGCTTGATCTGGCCCTCCGCTTCCAGGTGCATGCGCTGATGCAGGCCATTCAGGAGCATGGCGGAGTTCCGTTTATGGATCTGACTCCGGGAATCCGATCCCTGCAGGTTCACCTGGATGCCTCGCGCATGACAGTCAGAGAAGCGGCAGGCATCATAGCGGAAATTGACCGTACCCTGCCGCCGCTGGAATCGATCCGGGTCCCGTCCCGGATTGTACATTTGCCGCTGTCCTGGGATGATCCGGCTACCCGCATAGCCATTGACCGGTATCAGAAGACCGTGCGGCCGGATGCCCCCTGGTGTCCCAGTAATATTGATTTTATCCGCCGGATCAACGGCCTGGACAGTATCGAAGAGGTCAAAAGAATTATTTTCGAAGCCAATTATCTGGTACTGGGATTAGGTGACGTCTATCTCGGTGCCCCCGTAGCCACACCTACCGACCCGCGCCACCGTCTGGTTACGACCAAATACAACCCTGCCCGCACCTGGACCCCGGAGAATGCAGTCGGCATTGGCGGAGCCTATATGTGTGTGTACGGCATGGAGGGACCGGGCGGCTATCAGTTTGTCGGCCGTACCGTGCAAATGTGGAACCGGCTGCGCTCTACGAAGAGTTTCCGGCCCGGCAAGCCCTGGCTCCTGCGCTTCTTCGACCAGATCCGCTTCTACCCGGTCAGCGCAGAGGAGCTGTTAACGCTCCGTGAGGATTTTCTCCTGGGACGTTTCGAAGCCAGGATTGAGGATACAACCTTTGATCTGGGCGAATATCTGGAATTCTTAGACTCGATTGAAGAAAGCGCGGCTGAATTCCGCACCAGGCAGCAGAATGCTTTCAGGGAGGAACGTGAGAACTGGAAGAGGCTTGGACTGGCGGAATATATGTCGGAGCAGGAGCATGCGTTGCCGGAAGCTGAACAGGAGATTCCTCCGGGCTCTGTGGCTGTAAGAAGCGACATGCCGGGCAGTGTATGGAAAATCATGGTGCATCCCGGCCAGCGGATTGAAGAAGGGGATACTCTGGTCATTCAGGAGAGTATGAAGATGGAATTCAATCAGAAGGCGACCGCCACAGGTACGGTTGCCTCCGTATATGTGCAGCAGGGAGAAACGGTACAGGCAGGACAGCTGCTGGTAAGTATCGTCATTTAA
- a CDS encoding urea amidolyase associated protein UAAP2, translating into MSSFRRVESRRKADEAIYDNIIPAGEGWMQELLPGQVLRIVDLDGNQAADTLLYDAEHPEDHYSAVQSITAQKNIYLTTGSVLRTESGQPLAVIVADTCGRHDTLGGACSSQSNTVRYAHEKGHMHNCRDTFMLELSRHPEGSKYGKRDLAPNINFFMNVPVTPSGGLTFEEGVSSPGAYVELQAERRTMVLISNCPQLNNPCNAYNPTPVQVLIWDK; encoded by the coding sequence ATGAGTTCATTTCGCCGGGTGGAGAGCCGCCGGAAGGCAGATGAGGCGATCTACGACAACATCATACCAGCAGGTGAAGGCTGGATGCAGGAGCTGCTTCCGGGCCAGGTGCTGCGGATTGTAGATTTGGATGGAAACCAGGCAGCGGATACTCTGCTGTATGACGCAGAGCACCCTGAGGATCATTACAGCGCAGTGCAGTCCATTACTGCCCAGAAGAACATTTATCTGACCACAGGTTCAGTGCTGAGGACTGAATCCGGCCAGCCGCTCGCGGTAATTGTTGCCGATACCTGCGGCCGCCATGACACGCTCGGCGGAGCCTGCTCGTCACAGAGCAATACCGTGCGGTATGCCCATGAAAAGGGACATATGCATAATTGCCGCGACACCTTCATGCTGGAGCTGTCACGGCATCCGGAAGGGAGCAAGTACGGAAAACGCGATTTGGCGCCCAATATCAATTTCTTCATGAATGTGCCTGTCACTCCGTCGGGGGGGCTGACCTTTGAAGAAGGCGTATCCTCGCCCGGGGCCTATGTGGAACTGCAGGCGGAGCGCCGGACCATGGTGCTGATCAGCAACTGCCCGCAGCTGAACAATCCTTGTAATGCCTATAATCCGACACCGGTGCAAGTGCTGATCTGGGATAAATGA
- a CDS encoding urea amidolyase associated protein UAAP1, translating into MSSQQYWSETMTPGGKWSGRIGRGRLIRFTALEKGAGVSLLLYNVQDLTERYNMPDTLKAQHTAHLTRGHILMSDNGRAMVSIVRDSLGWHDPIGGYSLRSGTEEKYGLSRYQEVRNNRYRNAQDNFSIELVRSGLAARDLSPSLNLFSKIRCDEEGGMHFAEGHCPANASITLRTEMDILLLASNTPSPLDPSLPYPAVPVQIEILNAEPLEADDECVNSHPENLRAFENTWKYYALQN; encoded by the coding sequence ATGAGTTCACAGCAATACTGGAGTGAAACGATGACTCCGGGAGGCAAATGGTCAGGCCGGATCGGAAGGGGCAGGCTGATCCGCTTTACGGCCCTGGAGAAGGGGGCGGGTGTTTCGCTGCTTCTATATAACGTGCAGGATTTGACGGAGCGTTACAACATGCCGGACACCTTGAAGGCGCAGCACACGGCGCATTTGACCCGGGGGCATATCCTGATGAGCGACAACGGCCGCGCCATGGTGAGCATTGTCCGGGACAGTCTGGGCTGGCATGATCCGATCGGCGGCTACAGTCTGCGTTCCGGCACAGAAGAGAAGTATGGCCTCAGCCGTTATCAGGAGGTGCGGAATAACCGGTACCGTAATGCCCAGGACAATTTCTCTATTGAGCTGGTCCGCAGCGGACTGGCAGCCAGAGATCTGTCCCCTTCGCTGAACCTGTTCTCCAAAATCCGCTGTGATGAAGAGGGCGGGATGCATTTTGCCGAAGGGCATTGCCCGGCTAATGCCAGCATTACGCTGCGTACAGAAATGGACATCCTGCTTCTGGCATCCAACACGCCGAGTCCGCTGGACCCGAGCCTTCCTTATCCTGCGGTTCCGGTCCAAATCGAAATTCTAAACGCTGAACCGCTGGAAGCAGATGATGAATGTGTAAACAGCCATCCGGAGAATCTCCGTGCTTTTGAAAATACATGGAAATATTATGCGCTTCAGAACTGA